From a single Arachis hypogaea cultivar Tifrunner chromosome 3, arahy.Tifrunner.gnm2.J5K5, whole genome shotgun sequence genomic region:
- the LOC112789282 gene encoding DEAD-box ATP-dependent RNA helicase 45: MEDGKHKSRREDSEVKEDDSKRSHRDRGGEKDKDRSNGKHRDREKRDRDRDSRRHDRDHSSDESDDRYEREREREREKEKEKEKRRDKDKEERRAREKKREREREREKEREREEKERERRERAKEKERERERERERREDREREREREREREKDKDRREREREKENERERGRRVRDREKRREVDSDYSDDDSRERERDRKRHKKEDDDYKGRDKERSSGKSHKHTEDIEGSPRRKSVEDDSDAKVKERKPTHEEEIEEEHKRLDEEMEKRRRRVQEWQELRRKKEEAEREKQGEASASEPKLGKAWTLEGESDDEEATGTGKPDTAMDVDEDEKPVDKEPGDPMVADGDNGAVTSDLQDGTAGAPEDEEIDPLDAFMNSMVLPEVEKLNNTVCSSIPDKTNDKKLKDRGDEQGRSGQARKVSNNKSIGRIIPGEDSDSDYSDLQVDDDDIEENDEEFMKRVKKSKADKLSIVDHSKIDYQPFKKNFYIEVKDVSRMTPEEVAAYRKELELKIHGKDVPKPVKSWHQTGLTSKILETIRKLNYEKPMPIQAQALPVIMSGRDCIGIAKTGSGKTLAFVLPMLRHIKDQPPVVTGDGPIGLIMAPTRELVQQIYSDIKKFGKVLGLRCVPVYGGSGVAQQISELKRGAEIVVCTPGRMIDILCTSGGKITNLRRVTYLVMDEADRMFDMGFEPQITRIVQNIRPDRQTVLFSATFPRQVEILARKVLNKPVEIQVGGRSVVNKDITQLVELRPEKERFHRLLEILGEWYEKGKILIFVQSQEKCDALFKDLLKSGYPCLSLHGAKDQTDRESTIADFKSNVCNMLIATSIAARGLDVKELELVINFDVPNHYEDYVHRVGRTGRAGRKGCAITFISEEEARYAPDLAKALELSEQVVPDDLKALADGFMAKVKQGLEQAHGTGYGGSGFKFNEEEDEERRAAKKAQAKGYGFEEDKSDSEDEDENIRKSGGDISQLAHILAASKGTVPAIPSPISPAQLISNGGLTVPLPAVLGNLQTTTVLPTGLPLTTNDGAARAALAAINLQHNLAKIQSEALPEHYEAELEINDFPQSARWKVTHKETLGPISEWTGAAITTRGQYFPPGKIAGPGERKLYLFIEGPSEQSVKRAKAELKRVLEDITNQALQLPGGSQPGKYSVV, encoded by the coding sequence ATGGAAGATGGAAAGCATAAATCAAGGAGAGAAGATTCCGAAGTGAAGGAAGATGATTCCAAGAGGAGCCACCGTGACAGGGGCGGGGAAAAGGACAAGGATAGAAGCAATGGGAAGCATAGGGATAGGGAGAAGAGGGACCGCGACCGGGATAGCAGAAGGCATGATAGAGATCATAGTAGTGATGAGTCTGATGATAGGTatgagagggagagggagagggagagggagaaggagaaggagaaggagaagcgcagagataaagacaaggaagaaagaagagctcgcgagaagaaaagagaaagggaaagggaaagggaaaaggaaagggagagggaagaaaaggagagggaaaggagagaaagggcgaaggagaaagaaagagagagagaaagagaaagagaaaggaggGAAGATAGAGAGAGGGAGCGGGAGAGGGAACGTGAGCGTGAAAAGGATAAGGATAGAAGGGAGCgtgagagagagaaggaaaatGAAAGAGAAAGGGGGAGGAGAGTGCGCGACCGGGAGAAGCGTAGGGAAGTTGATAGTGATTATAGTGATGATGATTccagggagagggagagagacagGAAGCGGCACAAGAAAGAGGATGATGATTATAAGGGGAGAGACAAGGAAAGGAGTTCTGGCAAGTCACATAAGCATACTGAGGATATTGAAGGTAGCCCAAGAAGAAAGAGTGTGGAAGATGACTCGGATGCCAAGGTGAAGGAGAGAAAACCTACTCATGAAGAGGAGATAGAGGAAGAACACAAGAGATTGGATGAAGAAATggaaaagaggaggagaagagttCAGGAGTGGCAAGAGCTgaggaggaagaaggaagaagctgAGAGAGAAAAGCAGGGTGAAGCAAGTGCTAGTGAACCAAAGTTGGGAAAGGCCTGGACCCTTGAAGGGGAATCTGACGATGAAGAAGCAACTGGTACAGGGAAGCCAGATACTGCGATGGATGTAGATGAAGATGAAAAACCTGTTGATAAAGAACCTGGGGATCCTATGGTGGCAGATGGTGATAATGGGGCAGTTACGTCTGATTTACAAGATGGAACTGCTGGTGCTCCTGAGGATGAGGAAATTGATCCATTGGATGCCTTCATGAATTCTATGGTTCTACCTGAAGTTGAAAAGCTGAACAACACTGTTTGCTCTTCAATACCTGATAAAACTAATGACAAGAAACTCAAGGATAGAGGGGATGAGCAGGGTCGTAGTGGACAGGCAAGGAAAGTTTCCAATAATAAATCGATTGGAAGAATAATTCCTGGTGAAGACTCTGACTCTGATTATTCAGATCTTCAAGTTGACGATGACGACATTGAAGAAAATGATGAGGAGTTTATGAAAAGAGTGAAGAAGTCAAAAGCTGATAAGCTGTCTATAGTTGACCATTCAAAGATTGATTATCAACCTTTCAAGAAAAATTTCTACATTGAAGTGAAGGATGTCTCGAGGATGACTCCTGAAGAAGTTGCTGCATACCGGAAGGAGCTGGAGTTGAAGATACATGGAAAGGATGTTCCAAAGCCAGTAAAATCATGGCATCAGACTGGACTTACTAGCAAAATTTTAGAGACAATAAGAAAGCTTAACTATGAAAAGCCGATGCCTATTCAAGCCCAGGCACTGCCTGTAATAATGAGTGGTCGAGACTGCATTGGTATTGCTAAAACTGGATCAGGCAAAACACTTGCTTTTGTTTTGCCTATGTTGAGGCACATCAAGGATCAGCCACCAGTTGTTACTGGAGATGGACCAATTGGGCTTATCATGGCTCCTACAAGGGAGCTTGTTCAACAGATTTACAGTGATATAAAGAAGTTTGGGAAGGTACTGGGTCTAAGATGTGTACCTGTGTATGGAGGTTCTGGTGTTGCTCAACAAATTAGTGAGTTGAAGCGTGGAGCTGAGATAGTGGTTTGTACTCCAGGTAGGATGATTGACATACTATGTACCAGTGGTGGCAAAATAACTAACCTGCGCAGGGTTACTTATTTGGTCATGGATGAGGCTGATAGAATGTTTGACATGGGGTTTGAACCCCAAATCACAAGAATTGTTCAGAATATCCGACCAGATCGTCAAACTGTTCTATTTTCTGCCACTTTCCCCCGCCAGGTTGAAATTCTCGCCCGCAAGGTTCTAAATAAACCTGTTGAAATACAAGTTGGTGGCAGAAGTGTTGTGAACAAGGACATAACACAGCTGGTGGAGTTGAGACCAGAAAAAGAAAGATTTCATAGGCTATTAGAGATATTGGGTGAATGGTATGAGAAAGGAAAGATTTTGATTTTTGTCCAGTCACAGGAAAAATGTGATGCTTTGTTCAAGGATTTGCTAAAGTCTGGTTATCCTTGCTTATCTCTTCATGGAGCTAAGGACCAGACAGATCGTGAATCCACAATTGCTGATTTCAAAAGCAATGTCTGCAACATGTTGATTGCAACTAGTATTGCTGCCAGGGGACTAGATGTCAAGGAGCTTGAATTGGTTATCAATTTTGATGTTCCTAATCACTATGAAGATTATGTTCATCGTGTTGGCCGCACTGGCAGAGCAGGCCGAAAGGGTTGCGCTATTACTTTTATTTCAGAGGAAGAAGCAAGATATGCACCTGATTTGGCAAAAGCATTGGAGCTATCTGAGCAAGTTGTTCCTGATGACCTGAAGGCACTTGCTGATGGCTTTATGGCAAAAGTGAAACAAGGGCTTGAGCAGGCTCATGGAACTGGTTATGGAGGCAGTGGCTTTaaatttaatgaagaagaagatgaggagAGGAGAGCAGCGAAGAAAGCTCAAGCCAAGGGATATGGGTTTGAAGAGGATAAATCAGATTcggaagatgaagatgaaaataTTAGGAAGTCGGGAGGTGACATCTCACAGCTTGCTCATATTCTTGCTGCCTCAAAAGGCACTGTCCCTGCTATACCTAGCCCCATCTCTCCTGCTCAGCTGATTTCTAATGGTGGACTAACTGTTCCGTTGCCAGCTGTTCTTGGTAATCTCCAAACTACTACAGTTTTGCCTACAGGGCTTCCCCTTACTACAAATGATGGGGCAGCTCGGGCAGCATTAGCTGCTATTAACCTGCAGCACAACTTAGCTAAGATACAGTCTGAAGCATTGCCTGAGCATTATGAAGCTGAACTAGAGATAAATGATTTCCCCCAAAGTGCTCGGTGGAAAGTCACACACAAGGAAACTTTGGGTCCAATTTCTGAGTGGACAGGAGCCGCTATTACCACCAGGGGACAATATTTCCCACCTGGTAAAATCGCGGGACCTGGGGAACGCAAGCTCTACTTGTTCATTGAGGGTCCTAGTGAGCAGTCTGTTAAGAGAGCTAAAGCAGAGTTGAAGCGTGTTTTGGAAGACATCACAAATCAAGCTTTACAACTTCCTGGTGGATCTCAACCTGGCAAATACTCTGTTGTTTAA
- the LOC112789284 gene encoding uncharacterized protein yields the protein MDFHSLSRKELQALCKKNKIPANITNVAMANALSALPHVEGLDEFFNPIEAEKAAETPVPHRGAASRTATRNKPVREEPQSSKVVSSQRPQRGTRRAGNGDGLIASEQENKDANVLVTPAAKKRAPAVSLRRKKEVEAVEDDEEKNRGNEKIIDLTKTPAAVPSSRTRATGRKTKGTSVQQGYSTRRSVRLLEKNLSNMSLIDAEDNGLEKVDDVSEEIISVSQQIEDSADTEEVSDAGASGKTVTDVVSGETNEQEVCSMEMKTESELVNDLGSEVQAVSVEEIDVEPLLEAESEHKGSSLKADSVPRETNVKLEGSCEALEDSNTVDQAIEENDVHGGDEGSELSEIEDGDKSEDEKDSASSDAVIELNSSNVCSSDVPQEEDCEVKLHYSEELSSEVGENLEEESEIKLENCEESMEEGLEKVNASDLFDVPSAQASENLTVIDNSELLEKSSTMEEEKLIDGASDVIGASSAEESKTEVEEMDSNASEEGYANPNSENSSDVTEKSNRLEDITLQNHQGKLEETSEDLEGKEDASAAQICIESSAHVNHVTLESSLVHVAVREAEEQRDESDQLKGNDQHEDSNDDAAAEEIATHDDSLSLPILNPEKLVEDELSSEVVIAVKEQHHAVAEEVATDDASLSVLSFNFDTAVEGDVSSVAIADKEQHEESNVHAVAEEVPTDDASLSVLSFNCDTAVEGDVLSVVIADKEQHEESNVHAVAEEVATDDASLSLLSFNCDTAVEGDVSSVAIADKEQHEESNVHAVAEEVATDDASLSVLSFNCDTAVEGDVSSVVIDDASLSVLSFKCDTAVEGDVSSVVIPDKEQHEESNFHAVAEEVATDDASLSVLSFNSDKAVEGDASSEVFIEDKEQNEEPNDDSAAKETAMDASMHMPSFNSNTLVKACNTPIQSVVVEQSQEETKGVANEIQTVDSAVGKKENRTDDLHQKSVRELRKMLKKLGLNNNNVAGKEVERKRTALQVLPENQNTPKAK from the exons ATGGACTTCCACAGCCTCTCAAGGAAGGAGCTTCAAGCACTTTGCAAGAAGAACAAGATTCCCGCTAACATCACCAATGTTGCCATGGCTAACGCTCTTTCGGCTCTTCCCCAT gttgaaggattggatgaattttTTAATCCAATTGAAGCTGAAAAAGCAGCTGAAACCCCCGTTCCTCATCGTGGTGCGGCGTCTAGAACCGCAACCCGAAACAAACCTGTTAGAGAAGAACCACAAAGCTCAAAGGTGGTGTCTTCGCAGAGGCCTCAGCGTGGGACTAGAAGAGCAGGAAATGGTGACGGACTGATAGCATCTGAGCAAGAGAATAAAGATGCCAATGTTTTGGTTACTCCTGCTGCAAAGAAAAGGGCTCCTGCAGTTTCTTTGCGCAGAAAGAAGGAAGTTGAGGcggttgaagatgatgaagagaAGAATAGGGGCAATGAAAAGATCATTGATTTGACTAAGACTCCTGCTGCTGTTCCAAGCAGTAGGACAAGGGCCACTGGCCGGAAGACCAAGGGAACTTCGGTTCAGCAAGGATATAGTACTCGAAGGTCGGTGAGGTTGCTTGAGAAGAACCTGTCCAACATGAGCTTGATCGATGCTGAAGACAATGGACTTGAAAAGGTTGATGATGTATCTGAGGAAATCATTAGTGTGTCTCAGCAAATTGAAGACTCTGCAGACACTGAAGAGG TGTCTGATGCAGGGGCTAGTGGGAAGACTGTGACTGATGTGGTTTCAGGAGAAACCAATGAACAAGAGGTCTGCTCTATGGAAATGAAAACTGAATCTGAATTGGTCAATGATTTGGGTTCAGAAGTGCAAGCAGTTTCTGTGGAAGAAATTGATGTTGAGCCTTTGTTGGAGGCTGAATCAGAACACAAAGGGTCAAGTTTGAAAGCTGATTCCGTGCCACGTGAAACAAATGTGAAATTGGAAGGAAGTTGTGAAGCACTGGAAGATTCGAATACAGTGGACCAAGCAATAGAGGAGAATGATGTGCATGGAGGCGATGAAg GATCTGAGTTATCTGAAATAGAGGACGGTGACAAATCTGAAGATGAAAAGGACTCAGCAAGTTCTGATGCAGTTATTGAACTGAATTCATCCAATGTTTGTTCTTCTGATGTGCCCCAAGAAGAAGATTGTGAAGTCAAATTGCACTATTCTGAAGAATTATCATCAGAAGTTGGTGAGAATCtagaagaagaatctgaaatCAAATTGGAGAACTGTGAAGAATCCATGGAAGAGGGATTGGAAAAGGTCAATGCATCTGACCTCTTCGATGTGCCTTCTGCTCAAGCCTCAGAAAATCTAACTGTTATTGATAATTCTGAGCTCTTGGAAAAATCCTCCACCATGGAGGAAGAGAAATTAATTGATGGTGCTTCTGATGTTATCGGTGCATCATCTGCTGAAGAATCCAAGACAGAGGTTGAGGAAATGGATAGTAATGCTTCAGAAGAGGGTTATGCAAATCCAAATTCTGAGAACTCTTCTGATGTTACTGAGAAAAGCAACCGTCTTGAAGATATCACTCTTCAAAATCATCAAGGAAAATTAGAAGAAACATCTGAGGATTTAGAAGGAAAGGAGGATGCAAGTGCTGCTCAGATCTGCATTGAATCCTCCGCACATGTTAACCATGTTACTCTTGAATCATCATTGGTCCATGTAGCTGTACGAGAAGCAGAAGAACAAAGGGATGAATCTGATCAATTGAAAGGTAATGACCAACATGAAGATTCTAATGATGATGCAGCTGCAGAAGAAATTGCAACACATGATGATTCATTGTCTCTGCCGATTCTCAATCCCGAAAAGCTAGTTGAAGATGAACTCTCATCAGAAGTTGTCATTGCAGTTAAAGAACAACATCATGCAGTCGCAGAAGAAGTTGCAACTGATGATGCTTCACTCTCTGTGCTGAGTTTCAATTTTGACACAGCCGTTGAAGGTGATGTTTCATCAGTTGCCATTGCAGATAAAGAACAACATGAAGAATCTAATGTTCATGCAGTCGCAGAAGAAGTTCCCACTGATGATGCTTCACTCTCTGTGCTGAGTTTCAATTGTGACACAGCTGTTGAAGGTGATGTTTTATCAGTTGTCATTGCAGATAAAGAACAACATGAAGAATCTAATGTTCATGCAGTCGCAGAAGAAGTTGCCACTGATGATGCTTCACTCTCTCTGCTGAGTTTCAATTGTGACACAGCTGTTGAAGGTGATGTTTCATCAGTTGCCATTGCAGATAAAGAACAACATGAAGAATCTAATGTTCATGCAGTCGCAGAGGAAGTTGCCACTGATGATGCTTCACTCTCTGTGCTGAGCTTCAATTGTGACACAGCTGTTGAAGGTGATGTTTCATCAGTTGTCATTGATGATGCTTCGCTCTCTGTGCTGAGTTTCAAGTGTGACACAGCTGTTGAAGGTGATGTTTCATCAGTTGTCATTCCAGATAAAGAACAACATGAAGAATCTAATTTTCATGCAGTTGCAGAAGAAGTTGCAACTGATGATGCTTCATTGTCTGTGCTGAGTTTCAATTCGGACAAAGCTGTAGAAGGTGATGCTTCATCAGAAGTTTTCATTGAAGATAAAGAACAAAATGAAGAACCTAATGATGATTCAGCTGCAAAAGAAACAGCTATGGATGCTTCAATGCATATGCCGAGTTTCAACTCCAACACGCTGGTGAAAGCTTGTAATACTCCAATACAATCTGTTGTTGTTGAACAATCACAGGAAGAAACAAAGGGTGTTGCAAATGAGATTCAAACAGTGGACAGTGCTGTTGGTAAGAAGGAGAACCGAACCGATGATTTGCATCAAAAGAGTGTGAGAGAACTAAGGAAGATGTTAAAGAAGTTAGGGctgaataataataatgttgctGGGAAG GAAGTGGAGAGGAAAAGAACTGCACTGCAGGTGCTGCCAGAGAACCAGAATACTCCAAAGGCTAAGTGA
- the LOC112789285 gene encoding uncharacterized protein — MEVPLNENLEQTAVSSVDAVNPHSDDVVPDSSNHRDGEQDSEQRDDDVSREEVRKVLEVIASTGKFWHDWDKLKTMLSFQLKQVLAEYPEAKMTSEQQYASLGESYSEVVNKLDDALTCFIEGPPFTLQRLCEILLDAKGIYPHLSKLALALEKNLLVTSTLTISTDPFPQATTVHELDEQENANEKQQLQLDGIENGTEPPVADKDEVMAEADTGEDMTIDTVASEDAKSSETKSEPDANNA; from the exons ATGGAGGTTCCATTGAATGAGAATTTAGAGCAAACAGCGGTTTCCTCAGTCGACGCCGTTAATCCACACAGTGATGATGTGGTACCTGATTCTTCCAACCACAG GGATGGTGAGCAAGATAGTGAGCAAAGGGATGATGATGTTTCTCGGGAAGAAGTGAGGAAGGTTCTAGAAGTCATTGCATCTACGGGGAAGTTCTG GCATGACTGGGATAAGCTCAAGACTATGCTATCTTTTCAGCTGAAGCAG GTATTAGCAGAGTACCCTGAGGCAAAAATGACTAGTGAACAGCAATATGCTTCTTTAGGAGAATCCTACTCTGAGGTGGTCAACAAGTTGGATGATG CGCTTACTTGTTTCATTGAAGGCCCTCCCTTTACATTGCAAAGGCTTTGTGAG ATCCTATTGGATGCAAAAGGCATTTATCCACATCTTTCGAAGCTTGCTTTGGCCCTGGAAAAG AACTTGTTAGTTACATCCACATTGACAATATCTACTGATCCATTTCCACAAGCAACAACAGTACACGAGCTAGATGAGCAAGAGAATGCAAATGAAAAACAACAGCTGCAACTCGATGGCATAGAAAATGGCACTGAACCTCCGGTAGCTGACAAGGATGAAGTGATGGCTGAGGCAGATACAGGTGAGGATATGACCATTGACACAGTTGCTTCGGAAGACGCTAAATCATCAGAAACAAAGTCTGAGCCAGATGCTAATAATGCATAG